A single Blastococcus sp. Marseille-P5729 DNA region contains:
- the pyrF gene encoding orotidine-5'-phosphate decarboxylase, whose protein sequence is MTGFGDRLAAAMEARLGLCVGIDPHASLLQAWGCGDDVSGLREFSLRAAEALAPHVAAIKPQSAFFERHGSRGVQVLEETVAACRAAGTLVIMDAKRGDIGSTAAAYAEAYLEPTSPLCSDALTVSPYLGFGSIEPFVTAAYAHGSGLFVLARTSNPEGAEVQSATITDGRTICQVMIDHVAERNAVEIARGARLGSLGVVVGATVAPGTVELAELGGAVLAPGLGAQGATVADIRRVLGAAPLVLATTSRDVLSAGPQPAALIERAREVAAALCG, encoded by the coding sequence ATGACCGGGTTCGGTGACCGTCTCGCCGCGGCGATGGAGGCGCGTCTGGGCCTGTGCGTGGGCATCGACCCGCACGCCTCGCTGCTGCAGGCCTGGGGATGTGGCGACGACGTCAGCGGGTTGCGCGAGTTCTCGCTACGGGCCGCGGAGGCTCTTGCGCCGCACGTCGCCGCGATCAAGCCGCAGTCGGCGTTCTTCGAGCGGCACGGCTCCCGCGGTGTCCAGGTTCTCGAGGAGACCGTCGCCGCCTGTCGCGCGGCGGGCACGCTGGTCATCATGGACGCCAAGCGTGGCGACATCGGATCGACCGCCGCGGCGTACGCCGAGGCCTATCTCGAGCCGACCAGCCCGCTCTGCTCGGACGCCCTCACCGTCTCGCCGTACCTCGGCTTCGGCTCGATCGAGCCGTTCGTGACCGCGGCCTACGCGCACGGCAGCGGGCTGTTCGTGCTCGCCCGGACCTCCAACCCGGAAGGGGCCGAGGTGCAGTCGGCGACCATCACCGACGGGCGCACCATCTGCCAGGTGATGATCGACCACGTCGCCGAGCGCAACGCGGTCGAGATCGCCCGCGGCGCGCGGCTCGGCAGCCTTGGGGTCGTCGTGGGCGCGACGGTCGCCCCGGGGACGGTCGAGCTGGCGGAGCTGGGCGGTGCGGTACTGGCTCCCGGGCTCGGCGCGCAAGGCGCGACGGTCGCCGACATACGGCGCGTCCTCGGAGCCGCGCCGCTCGTGCTCGCCACCACCAGCAGGGACGTCCTGAGCGCCGGGCCGCAGCCCGCCGCGCTCATCGAGCGGGCTCGTGAGGTCGCCGCCGCGCTCTGCGGCTAG
- the mihF gene encoding integration host factor, actinobacterial type produces the protein MTLPHLTAEQRAAALDKAADARRRRAELKECLKRGELTLADVLERGKDDEVVGRTHMLTVLESLPGIGKVKASRIMDRVGIARSRRVRGLGAKQRVALEEELAGR, from the coding sequence ATGACCCTGCCCCACCTGACTGCCGAGCAACGTGCAGCAGCACTCGACAAGGCGGCCGACGCCCGCCGCCGTCGGGCCGAGCTCAAAGAGTGCCTCAAACGAGGTGAGCTGACGCTCGCCGACGTGCTGGAGCGGGGCAAGGATGACGAGGTCGTGGGCCGCACGCACATGCTGACCGTGCTGGAGAGCCTGCCCGGCATCGGCAAGGTCAAGGCATCCCGGATCATGGACCGCGTAGGCATCGCCCGCAGCCGTAGGGTCCGCGGGCTGGGCGCCAAGCAGCGGGTAGCGTTGGAGGAGGAGCTGGCAGGCCGCTAG
- the gmk gene encoding guanylate kinase: MSQSSPGRLVVLSGPSGVGKGSVMARLRQREMPVWVSVSCTTRAPRPGERDGEHYFFIDEAEFVRRVEAGEMLEHAQFAGRRYGTPRAAVQQHLDAGESVLLEIELDGARQVKASMPEAFMVFLAPPSRDELVRRLTGRGTETPEQIAARLAQAEVELAAEREFDEVIVTADLGGAVGRLLDLITGPRPGAGERAPREPDLNGAAPENSPQR; this comes from the coding sequence ATGAGCCAGTCTTCTCCCGGCCGTCTCGTCGTGCTCAGCGGACCCTCGGGGGTCGGCAAGGGCTCGGTAATGGCCCGGCTGCGCCAGCGCGAGATGCCGGTGTGGGTCTCGGTCTCGTGCACCACTCGGGCGCCGCGGCCGGGCGAGCGGGACGGCGAGCACTACTTCTTCATCGACGAGGCGGAGTTCGTGCGCCGCGTCGAGGCCGGCGAGATGCTCGAGCACGCCCAGTTCGCCGGACGCCGCTACGGGACCCCACGCGCTGCGGTACAGCAGCACCTGGACGCGGGAGAGTCGGTGCTCCTCGAGATCGAGCTCGACGGGGCCCGCCAAGTCAAGGCCAGCATGCCGGAGGCGTTCATGGTCTTCCTCGCGCCGCCGTCCCGCGACGAGCTGGTGCGCCGGCTGACCGGCCGGGGGACCGAGACGCCCGAGCAGATCGCGGCGCGGCTGGCGCAGGCCGAGGTAGAGCTGGCCGCCGAGCGCGAGTTCGACGAGGTCATCGTCACCGCCGACCTCGGCGGGGCCGTCGGCAGGTTGCTAGACTTGATCACGGGCCCACGGCCCGGGGCGGGCGAGCGCGCCCCCCGCGAGCCTGACCTGAACGGGGCCGCACCTGAAAACTCTCCCCAGCGATGA
- the rpoZ gene encoding DNA-directed RNA polymerase subunit omega → MDEYVSGTSPAPEGITNPPIDELLTRASSKYGLVIYAAKRARQINAYYGQLAEGLLEHVGPLVETGVQEKPLSIALREINEGLLTAESTDS, encoded by the coding sequence ATGGACGAGTACGTGTCCGGAACCTCTCCCGCCCCTGAAGGCATCACCAACCCGCCGATCGATGAGCTGCTCACGCGCGCGTCATCGAAGTACGGGCTGGTGATCTACGCGGCCAAGCGTGCTCGCCAGATCAACGCCTACTACGGCCAGCTCGCCGAGGGCCTGCTCGAGCACGTCGGCCCGCTGGTCGAGACCGGCGTGCAGGAGAAGCCGCTGTCGATCGCGCTGCGGGAGATCAACGAAGGTCTGCTGACCGCCGAGTCCACCGACTCCTGA
- the coaBC gene encoding bifunctional phosphopantothenoylcysteine decarboxylase/phosphopantothenate--cysteine ligase CoaBC — protein sequence MPPSPAPRVVLGVSGGIAAYKSCELLRALTESGHHVDVIPTEAALRFVGAATFEALSGNPVTTGVFSDIPSVRHVRLGQQADLIVIAPATADLIARMAAGRADDLLTSTLLATLAPVAIAPAMHTEMWQHPATQANIATLRSRGVTVIGPASGRLTGKDTGPGRMAEPAEIAQLARVLLERRDALPHDLAGTRVLVTAGGTREPLDPVRFLTNRSSGKQGYALVQVAAARGAAVTLISANAALPTPAGVDLVRVETALELQEATVAAAADHDVVVMAAAVSDFRPTERSSSKIKKTAAEPERIALAKNPDILAGLVAEREAGRLPAGLRIVGFAAETGDERYTVEEYGKQKLGRKRCDYLVVNDVGEGGAFESDTNAGLIIGRDGRTTEIPRGSKQLVAAQILDVVTASAGSPSA from the coding sequence GTGCCGCCGAGCCCTGCTCCCCGCGTCGTCCTCGGCGTCTCCGGGGGCATCGCCGCCTACAAGTCCTGCGAGCTGCTGCGTGCCCTGACCGAGTCCGGTCACCACGTCGATGTCATCCCGACCGAGGCCGCGCTGCGCTTCGTGGGGGCCGCCACCTTCGAGGCGCTCAGCGGGAATCCCGTCACGACCGGGGTGTTCAGCGACATCCCCTCGGTACGGCACGTCCGTCTCGGCCAGCAGGCCGACCTGATCGTGATCGCGCCGGCCACCGCCGACCTGATCGCCCGCATGGCAGCTGGCCGCGCCGACGACCTGCTCACGTCCACGCTGCTGGCCACCCTCGCGCCGGTCGCGATCGCGCCGGCGATGCACACCGAGATGTGGCAGCATCCCGCCACCCAGGCCAACATCGCCACGCTGCGCTCGCGCGGCGTCACCGTGATCGGGCCGGCGTCCGGGCGGCTGACCGGCAAGGACACCGGCCCGGGCCGGATGGCCGAGCCGGCTGAGATCGCCCAGCTGGCCCGGGTGCTGCTTGAACGCCGTGACGCGCTGCCGCACGACCTCGCCGGCACCCGAGTGCTGGTCACCGCCGGGGGCACCCGCGAACCGCTGGATCCCGTGCGCTTCCTCACCAACCGGTCCTCCGGCAAGCAGGGATACGCCCTCGTGCAGGTTGCGGCGGCCCGTGGCGCCGCGGTCACGCTGATCTCCGCGAACGCGGCCTTGCCCACCCCGGCGGGCGTCGACCTCGTGCGCGTCGAGACCGCTCTCGAGCTGCAGGAAGCCACCGTCGCCGCCGCTGCCGACCATGACGTCGTGGTGATGGCCGCCGCCGTCTCGGACTTCCGGCCCACCGAGCGCAGTAGCTCGAAGATCAAGAAGACCGCTGCTGAGCCTGAGCGCATCGCGCTGGCGAAGAACCCTGACATCCTCGCTGGACTGGTCGCCGAGCGAGAGGCCGGGCGGCTCCCGGCCGGGCTGCGGATCGTCGGGTTCGCGGCCGAGACCGGTGACGAGCGGTACACCGTGGAGGAGTACGGAAAGCAGAAGCTGGGCCGCAAGCGTTGCGACTACCTGGTCGTCAACGATGTCGGCGAGGGCGGCGCCTTCGAGTCCGACACCAATGCCGGGCTGATCATCGGTCGCGACGGGCGCACGACCGAGATCCCGCGGGGCAGCAAGCAGCTCGTCGCGGCGCAGATCTTGGACGTGGTCACCGCATCCGCCGGCTCGCCGTCCGCCTAG